In the Raphanus sativus cultivar WK10039 unplaced genomic scaffold, ASM80110v3 Scaffold2019, whole genome shotgun sequence genome, one interval contains:
- the LOC108813262 gene encoding polygalacturonase-like, translated as MANAEVFNIGSSSGSDITQALLKAFTSACQSLSPSKVVIPKGEFKLGEIEMRGPCKAPVEITLQGTVKADGNAIQGKEKWVVFGNMNGFKLNGGGVFDGEGNAAWRVNNCHQTFNCKKLPISIRFDFVENAEIKDISSIDAKNFHINVLGAKNMTMSNIKITAPEDSPNTDGIHLGRSDGVKILNSFISTGDDCISVGDGTSNLHVEKVTCGPGHGISVGSLGRYGKEQDVSGIRVVNCTLQETDNGLRIKTWPSAACSTTASDIHFEDIIVKNVTNPILIDQEYCPWNQCNKKKASTIKLVNISFKNVRGTSGNKDAVKLLCSKGYPCQNVEIGDIDIKYSGADGPATFQCSNVSPKLLGAQSPEACSSPVTKLPGQ; from the exons atgg CCAATGCCGAGGTATTCAACATTGGTTCCTCTTCAGGTTCTGATATTACTCAG GCACTTCTGAAAGCATTCACATCCGCATGCCAATCTCTCTCACCGAGCAAAGTGGTAATCCCAAAAGGAGAGTTCAAGCTTGGTGAGATCGAGATGAGGGGTCCATGCAAAGCTCCAGTCGAGATCACCCTTCAAGGCACTGTCAAAGCTGACGGTAACGCGATCCAGGGAAAGGAAAAATGGGTTGTCTTCGGCAACATGAATGGGTTTAAGTTGAACGGAGGTGGAGTTTTCGACGGTGAAGGAAACGCAGCTTGGAGAGTCAATAACTGCCACCAGACTTTCAACTGCAAGAAACTTCCCATC AGTATAAGGTTTGATTTCGTGGAGAACGCTGAGATCAAAGACATATCATCGATAGACGCCAAGAACTTCCACATCAACGTGCTCGGAGCCAAGAACATGACCATGAGTAACATCAAGATCACCGCTCCAGAAGACAGTCCCAACACTGACGGTATCCATTTGGGAAGAAGCGACGGAGTCAAGATCCTTAACTCCTTCATCTCCACCGGAGACGACTGCATCTCCGTTGGAGATGGGACGAGCAACCTTCACGTGGAGAAAGTCACGTGCGGTCCAGGACATGGAATCAGCGTGGGAAGCCTTGGAAGGTACGGAAAAGAGCAAGATGTTAGCGGCATTAGGGTCGTGAACTGCACACTCCAAGAGACTGACAACGGGCTGAGGATCAAGACATGGCCGTCTGCTGCTTGCTCTACCACTGCCTCCGATATTCATTTCGAGGATATCATTGTCAAGAACGTTACCAACCCAATCCTCATCGACCAAGAGTACTGCCCTTGGAACCAATGCAACAAGAAG AAAGCATCAACGATTAAGCTTGTGAACATAAGCTTCAAGAATGTCAGAGGAACATCAGGGAACAAGGATGCAGTGAAGCTATTGTGCAGCAAGGGATATCCGTGCCAGAACGTCGAGATCGGAGACATTGATATTAAGTACAGCGGAGCGGATGGTCCAGCTACTTTCCAGTGCTCAAACGTAAGTCCCAAACTCTTGGGAGCTCAGAGCCCTGAAGCTTGCAGCAGCCCCGTGACCAAACTACCCGGCCAATAA
- the LOC130505093 gene encoding uncharacterized protein LOC130505093: protein MSAIMDQDSSGMFKVQQTIGSVVCCKCGVPMPPNAANMCVNCLRSQVDITEGLQKSVQIFYCPECGCYLQPPKTWIKAQWESKDLLSFCINRLKKNLNKVTLTNAEFVWTEPHSKRIKLKLTVQAEVLNGAARLQQSYLVEYTVRDHLCESCSRFHANPDQWVASVQLRQHVSHRRSFFYLEQLILRHEAASRAVRIKQVHQGIDFYFGNKSHADRFVDFLGKVVPIDYRQDKQLVSHDVKSCFYNYKYTYSVNICPICREDLIFLPSEVASGLGNLGPLVVCTKVSDSITLLDPRTLRCAFLDAREYWRSGFRSALTSRQLVKYLVFYVHPPPVGGQKYALTYVEIARESDLGNLFTVQTHLGHILKPGDQALGYDIYGANVNDDEMEKYRLHGLLPEAILIKKCYDKQRERKEGKPRAFTTKKLPMEMDESRGGGGRVDQEKMENEYEEFLRDLEENPELRFNVSLYKNKDYIQESDETASMSTDGESAPTVPIEELLAELELSEEDMDE, encoded by the coding sequence ATGTCAGCAATAATGGATCAAGATTCATCAGGGATGTTCAAGGTTCAGCAAACCATTGGAAGTGTCGTGTGTTGCAAGTGTGGTGTTCCTATGCCACCAAACGCAGCCAATATGTGTGTCAACTGTCTCCGCTCCCAAGTCGACATCACCGAAGGCTTACAGAAGAGTGTCCAAATCTTCTATTGCCCTGAGTGTGGTTGCTACTTGCAGCCACCCAAGACGTGGATCAAAGCTCAGTGGGAATCCAAAGATCTCTTGTCTTTCTGCATCAACAGGCTCAAGAAGAATCTCAACAAAGTCACGCTCACGAACGCTGAGTTCGTCTGGACCGAGCCTCACTCCAAGAGAATCAAACTCAAGCTCACTGTTCAAGCCGAGGTACTTAACGGTGCCGCTCGTCTTCAGCAGTCTTATCTCGTCGAGTATACCGTTAGAGACCATCTCTGCGAGTCTTGCTCGAGGTTCCATGCCAACCCTGATCAGTGGGTTGCTTCCGTTCAGCTTAGGCAGCATGTTTCTCACAGGAGGTCTTTCTTTTATCTCGAACAGTTGATTCTCAGGCACGAGGCCGCTTCTCGTGCCGTGAGAATCAAGCAGGTTCACCAAGGGATTGATTTCTACTTTGGGAATAAAAGTCATGCTGATAGGTTTGTTGACTTTTTGGGGAAAGTTGTTCCCATTGACTATCGTCAGGACAAGCAGTTAGTGTCTCACGATGTCAAGAGCTGCTTTTACAACTACAAGTACACTTACTCTGTTAACATCTGTCCCATCTGCCGTGAGGATCTTATCTTCTTGCCTTCCGAAGTTGCTAGCGGGTTAGGAAACCTCGGTCCGCTTGTGGTGTGCACGAAAGTTTCCGACAGCATCACCCTTCTTGATCCTAGGACCCTGAGGTGTGCCTTCTTGGACGCCAGAGAGTACTGGAGATCAGGGTTTCGATCTGCTCTCACCAGCAGGCAGCTTGTGAAGTACTTAGTGTTTTATGTGCATCCTCCACCTGTTGGCGGGCAAAAGTACGCTCTAACCTATGTCGAAATTGCGCGCGAGTCAGACCTTGGTAACTTGTTCACTGTCCAAACTCATCTAGGACATATTCTGAAACCGGGAGACCAAGCTTTAGGGTATGATATCTACGGTGCAAATGTGAACGACGATGAAATGGAGAAGTATCGTTTGCATGGGCTGCTTCCCGAAGCGATTCTTATCAAGAAATGTTATGACAAGCAGAGAGAGAGGAAGGAAGGGAAGCCACGTGCGTTTACGACCAAGAAGCTTCCAATGGAGATGGATGAgtcaagaggaggaggaggcagaGTTGatcaagagaagatggagaatGAATATGAAGAGTTTTTGAGGGATCTTGAAGAGAACCCTGAGCTGAGGTTTAACGTATCATTGTACAAGAACAAGGATTATATTCAAGAGTCTGATGAGACTGCTTCAATGTCGACGGATGGAGAAAGTGCACCGACTGTGCCGATTGAAGAGTTGCTTGCTGAGCTTGAGCTTAGTGAAGAGGATATGGATGAGTAA